A genome region from Choloepus didactylus isolate mChoDid1 chromosome 14, mChoDid1.pri, whole genome shotgun sequence includes the following:
- the LOC119508991 gene encoding mitochondrial import receptor subunit TOM20 homolog: MVGRNSTIAAGVCGALFIGYCIYFNRKRRSDPNFKNRLRERRNKQKLAKERAGLSKLPDLKDPEAVQNFFLEEIQLGEELLAQGEFEKGVAHLTNAVAVCGQPQQLLQVLQQTLPQPVFQMLLSKLPTISQRIVSAQSLAEDDVE; this comes from the coding sequence ATGGTAGGTCGGAACAGCACCATTGCCGCCGGTGTATGCGGGGCTCTTTTCATCGGGTACTGCATTTACTTCAACCGCAAGAGACGGAGTGACCCCAATTTCAAGAACAGGCTGCGAGAGcgaagaaacaaacagaaacttgCCAAGGAGAGAGCTGGGCTTTCTAAGTTACCTGACCTTAAAGATCCTGAAGCTGttcagaattttttccttgaAGAAATACAGCTTGGTGAAGAGTTACTAGCCCAAGGGGAGTTTGAGAAGGGTGTGGCCCATTTGACAAATGCAGTTGCTGTGTGTGGACAGCCACAGCAATTATTGCAAGTATTACAGCAAACTCTTCCACAACCAGTGTTTCAGATGCTTCTGAGTAAGCTCCCAACAATTAGTCAGAGAATTGTAAGTGCTCAGAGCTTGGCTGAAGATGATgtggaatga